A stretch of Aedes aegypti strain LVP_AGWG chromosome 2, AaegL5.0 Primary Assembly, whole genome shotgun sequence DNA encodes these proteins:
- the LOC5565875 gene encoding lariat debranching enzyme — protein MKIAVEGCAHGELEKIYDVIETIQTREGYQIDLLLCCGDFEATRNLEDLQCMAVPQKFMDIGTFYKYYSGEKKAPVLTLFVGGNHEASNYLQELPYGGWVAPNIYYLGYAGVVNVNGIRIGGLSGIYKGHDYLKGRFEFSPFNESTKRSVYHIRQIDVFRLKQLTPKVDILLSHDWPLGVTDYGNANQLLQIKPHFREQIEGHKLGSPPCDVLLRTLKPLYWFSAHMHCKFSALIPHDDGKDTKFLGLDKCLPKRKFLQVLDIECEEASSGVSLCYDLEWLTILHLTNHLISIRGWKGYMPGEGGGERFKFTPTEAEKQMILERFQNDLRIPQNFTRIVEPYNPAMKQDMDLVGQPKAFLNPQTTEFCDKLKIDDPLRLVMLMTGHALNTSTYVDQNPSSVSISSERNDDEVLLDDDDDGSCPNDDEEQKPSHILSRAPLASVIPKPMWRHDSNSDVSTLDDSSLSTSNMSLPTPKKDSNLSDNFTIENLNLSSPKLSLVVDKGSPSPSSSLLDGISKLPAGDSKSDDPSEKPPMKKFKRRNQAIYNKEDSD, from the exons ATGAAGATAGCGGTTGAAGGATGTGCTCACGGCGAGCTGGAGAAGATTTACGATGTGATCGAAACAATCCAGACCCGGGAAGGGTACCAGATTGATTTGCTCTTATGCTGTGGCGATTTCGAGGCGACGAGGAACCTGGAAGACCTGCAGTGCATGGCCGTGCCGCAGAAGTTCATGGACATTGGCACCTTTTACAA GTATTACAGCGGTGAGAAGAAAGCTCCCGTCTTGACCCTGTTCGTCGGAGGCAATCACGAGGCTTCCAATTATCTCCAGGAACTTCCGTACGGAGGTTGGGTCGCGCCCAACATCTACTATCTGGGTTACGCCGGAGTTGTGAATGTGAATGGCATCCGGATTGGGGGTTTATCGGGAATCTACAAAGGGCACGACTACCTCAAGGGTCGGTTTGAATTTTCCCCCTTTAACGAGTCGACGAAACGTAGCGTTTACCACATCCGGCAGATCGATGTGTTCCGGCTGAAGCAACTGACACCGAAGGTGGATATCCTTTTGTCGCATGATTGGCCTCTCGGCGTGACGGATTATGGCAACGCGAATCAGCTTTTACAAATCAAGCCGCACTTTAGGGAGCAGATTGAAGGTCACAAACTGGGAAGCCCGCCCTGTGATGTCTTGCTGAGGACTTTGAAACCGCTTTATTGGTTTTCGGCACATATGCATTGTAAGTTCTCGGCGCTGATTCCGCACGACGATGGCAAGGACACCAAGTTTTTGGGGCTGGACAAGTGCCTACCCAAGAGGAAGTTCCTGCAGGTGCTGGACATAGAGTGTGAGGAAGCATCTAGTGGAGTTTCGTTGTGCTACGATTTGGAATGGTTGACTATCTTGCATCTGACGAATCATCTAATCAGCATTAGGGGATGGAAAGGCTATATGCCAG GCGAAGGTGGCGGAGAGCGATTCAAATTTACCCCAACCGAAGCGGAGAAACAGATGATTCTTGAACGATTCCAGAACGATCTCCGCATTCCGCAGAATTTCACACGGATAGTTGAACCTTATAACCCTGCGATGAAACAGGATATGGATCTGGTTGGCCAACCGAAGGCATTTTTGAATCCCCAGACGACAGAATTTTGCGACAAGCTCAAAATTGATGATCCCCTGCGATTGGTAATGCTAATGACCGGACATGCCCTCAATACTTCAACCTACGTAGATCAGAACCCGTCCAGTGTTTCAATTAGTTCCGAGCGTAACGATGATGAAGTCCTCCTGGACGATGACGACGATGGATCGTGCCCTAATGATGACGAGGAGCAGAAACCGTCTCATATTCTCTCCCGAGCTCCGCTAGCTTCGGTCATTCCGAAACCAATGTGGCGCCACGATTCAAACTCGGATGTTTCCACGCTGGATGATTCGTCACTGTCCACTTCGAACATGAGTCTGCCCACGCCGAAGAAGGACTCAAATCTGTCGGATAATTTCaccattgaaaatttgaacctgTCCAGCCCTAAGCTCTCTTTGGTGGTCGATAAGGGATCACCTTCACCTTCATCTTCGCTATTGGACGGGATCAGCAAATTACCCGCAGGAGATAGCAAAAGCGATGATCCATCCGAAAAGCCACCGATGAAAAAGTTCAAACGAAGGAATCAAGCCATCTACAACAAGGAGGATAGCGATTGA